From a single Streptobacillus felis genomic region:
- a CDS encoding heparinase II/III family protein, producing the protein MFDFSIKYNYVLNNFDVSNYLEQAEKILENKLIFIHPWDMERTSTYYNIPKNWNELVNEDEEWIFMRSRMNYFDPLFLSYEKSKDIKYINKIKEIIFDFINKHKKLKYELSTRTLDSGIRMVNILKSIIYLKEINLISKDEEDKIVKHLDDTCTYLFDAFVEKYFHSNWGYIQMAGIYTFGLMYNKKYAKRAKKYMKKQLEIQFLSDGLHIEKSMTYHYQMLIYTAWIVMIERLYDIKNSLFLKYLRKMVDSAQKLHYPNLRQINFGDSDDDNIEDILSMANAILKRKSKYMPKETSYMFAGSFLDDYEVIENILDKKEYFLKESGYYHLINKDYSFSTYLTNMTSGHLHVDLFHFNYFNKVEMLVDKGRYTYLEKNEDRNYLKSVRSHNSLVIDDKEFLNIKNSWEYSGNYPIINPMERIEENGVVSLKLSAFDIDANAYIERRYILCEDNVIIINRIYTKGKHKVKFYYNLHPKLSFNLESKRILLNKEIYFEIGKYIIDEGIYSSKYNEKENNKVVMAEYEFVDKIQVIHKILNKGVMFEEIESDENIYSFKITTKDKKYNIFCKNEDSIEKQNVSYIQSSAIYNKFKVEIK; encoded by the coding sequence ATGTTTGACTTTAGTATAAAGTATAACTATGTTTTAAATAATTTTGATGTAAGTAATTATCTTGAACAAGCTGAAAAAATTTTAGAGAATAAATTAATATTTATACATCCGTGGGATATGGAAAGAACCTCTACATACTATAATATACCTAAAAATTGGAATGAATTAGTAAATGAAGATGAAGAATGGATATTCATGAGAAGTCGTATGAACTATTTTGATCCTCTGTTTTTATCTTATGAAAAAAGTAAGGATATTAAATATATTAACAAAATAAAGGAAATAATATTTGACTTTATAAATAAACACAAAAAACTTAAATATGAATTAAGCACTAGAACACTAGATAGTGGAATTAGAATGGTTAATATACTTAAAAGTATAATATATCTTAAAGAAATAAACTTAATTTCTAAAGATGAAGAAGATAAAATAGTTAAACACTTAGACGATACATGCACTTATCTTTTTGATGCCTTTGTAGAAAAATATTTTCATAGTAATTGGGGATATATACAAATGGCAGGAATATATACTTTTGGTTTGATGTATAATAAAAAGTATGCAAAAAGAGCAAAAAAATACATGAAAAAACAATTAGAAATTCAATTTTTATCCGATGGACTACATATAGAAAAGTCTATGACTTATCACTATCAGATGTTAATATATACAGCGTGGATAGTTATGATAGAGAGATTATACGATATAAAAAACAGTTTATTTTTAAAATATTTAAGAAAAATGGTAGATTCAGCTCAAAAATTACATTATCCAAATTTAAGACAAATTAATTTTGGAGATAGTGATGATGATAATATAGAAGATATATTATCTATGGCGAATGCTATTTTAAAAAGAAAAAGTAAATATATGCCAAAAGAAACATCATATATGTTTGCAGGAAGTTTTTTAGATGATTATGAAGTAATAGAAAATATTTTAGATAAAAAAGAGTACTTTTTGAAAGAAAGTGGATATTATCACTTAATAAATAAGGATTATTCATTTAGTACCTATTTAACTAATATGACATCTGGGCATTTACATGTTGATTTATTTCATTTTAATTACTTTAATAAGGTAGAAATGCTTGTTGATAAAGGAAGATATACTTATTTAGAAAAAAATGAAGATAGAAATTATCTAAAAAGTGTAAGGTCTCATAATAGCTTAGTAATAGATGATAAAGAATTTTTAAATATTAAAAATTCATGGGAGTATTCAGGTAATTACCCTATAATTAATCCTATGGAAAGAATAGAAGAAAATGGAGTAGTTTCTCTAAAATTAAGTGCTTTTGATATAGATGCTAATGCATATATTGAAAGAAGATATATACTTTGTGAAGATAATGTAATAATAATAAATAGAATATATACTAAAGGTAAACATAAAGTTAAATTTTACTATAACCTTCATCCAAAACTGTCATTTAATTTAGAAAGTAAAAGAATACTTTTAAATAAGGAAATATATTTTGAAATAGGTAAATATATTATTGATGAAGGTATATATAGTAGTAAGTACAATGAAAAAGAAAATAATAAGGTAGTAATGGCAGAATATGAATTTGTAGATAAAATACAAGTAATACATAAAATACTAAATAAGGGAGTAATGTTTGAAGAAATAGAAAGCGATGAAAATATTTATTCCTTTAAAATTACTACTAAAGATAAGAAGTATAATATATTTTGTAAAAATGAAGATAGTATAGAGAAACAAAATGTTTCCTATATACAAAGTAGTGCGATATATAATAAATTTAAGGTGGAGATTAAATGA
- a CDS encoding polysaccharide lyase 8 family protein, translating into MKKIIIFFTLILGILSFNSETKEIQNMKMKWKEFLLSVPHNISLKEISAVDKEKNLEKLNKSSKDILNRITVYETQDYAFKNYKDMNNGDHVLKSLRDVQALMKAYLTPGTEVYGDKEVKEMMNLALEIISNKGYVEGEMEKGNWWHWEIGIPKTLNELLIIGEGIIDKEIETKLLKASHYFQPDPEFSGLSPAAATSTSPNKRISTGGNRTDTALVTYGRGIIEGNASEIKRAIDSVAIVGEFVEKGDGFYKDHSFVQHGNVAYSGTYGQVLLNGLSMFIYLTGDTSFEINNPNINNVYEVIVNGYPYLLINGGINDSVNGRTISRDNSSDLERARGIINSLALISRGANKEYKGKIEALVKKAIVDNNAEYMPDFVNNLVIKNILKDIADDKEIKSMNVSGTKVFSYMDRAVSIGDNGLKFVVSMHSNRIANFETMNKENLKGWYTGDGMTYIYTNNSGDFIEYWPTINPLRLAGTTESTKDRTIASGERRLAKDLSPKTWVGGASNGNVAFVGMDFISWNNLTEAKKSYLLLNGTMVAMGSNIKSTDGEVITVVDNRINNDSANKLVYTPLKDTLIEKNIVERSGSFKELGGKKADIINKEYVELVINHGNNPENANYAYAVSDKEIKDIEILKLDEFAHIVKKDNLLAINSWTDNKIYVDGIEINNELSLIKETNDKGMYVTIADPNHILEEAKIVIDGKYDLEILNDNVVLENLGNKTFLSFKLNKNGLSNTVKLIKK; encoded by the coding sequence ATGAAAAAAATAATAATATTTTTTACACTAATTTTAGGAATTTTAAGTTTTAATAGTGAGACTAAAGAGATACAAAATATGAAAATGAAATGGAAGGAATTTTTATTGAGTGTACCTCATAATATATCTTTAAAAGAGATATCTGCAGTAGATAAAGAAAAAAATTTAGAAAAACTAAATAAGAGTTCTAAAGATATTTTAAATAGAATTACTGTATATGAAACACAAGATTATGCTTTTAAAAATTATAAAGATATGAATAATGGGGATCATGTATTAAAATCTTTAAGAGATGTACAGGCTTTAATGAAGGCTTATCTTACTCCTGGTACAGAAGTTTATGGAGATAAGGAAGTAAAAGAAATGATGAACCTTGCATTAGAGATAATATCAAATAAAGGTTATGTTGAAGGTGAAATGGAAAAAGGAAATTGGTGGCATTGGGAAATAGGTATACCTAAAACACTTAATGAGTTACTAATTATAGGTGAGGGAATAATAGATAAGGAAATTGAAACTAAATTATTAAAAGCTTCACATTATTTCCAACCAGATCCTGAATTTTCAGGTCTTTCTCCTGCAGCAGCAACTTCTACTAGCCCGAATAAAAGAATATCTACTGGGGGGAATAGAACGGATACAGCTTTAGTTACTTATGGTAGAGGAATAATTGAAGGTAATGCAAGCGAAATAAAAAGAGCTATAGATTCAGTTGCTATAGTTGGAGAATTTGTTGAAAAAGGTGATGGATTCTATAAAGATCATTCATTTGTTCAACACGGAAATGTAGCATATAGTGGGACATATGGACAAGTATTATTAAATGGACTTTCAATGTTTATATATCTTACTGGAGATACTTCATTTGAAATTAATAATCCAAACATTAATAATGTTTATGAAGTAATAGTTAATGGATATCCTTATTTATTAATTAATGGTGGAATTAATGATTCAGTTAATGGTAGAACTATAAGTAGAGATAATTCAAGTGACCTAGAAAGAGCAAGAGGAATAATTAATTCATTAGCATTAATATCTCGTGGTGCAAATAAGGAATATAAAGGTAAAATTGAAGCTTTAGTAAAAAAAGCTATAGTTGATAATAATGCAGAATACATGCCAGATTTTGTAAATAATTTAGTAATAAAAAATATATTGAAAGATATAGCTGATGATAAAGAAATTAAATCTATGAATGTTAGTGGAACTAAAGTATTTTCATATATGGATAGAGCTGTTAGTATAGGTGATAATGGATTAAAATTTGTAGTTTCTATGCATTCTAATAGAATAGCAAACTTTGAAACTATGAATAAAGAAAACTTAAAAGGTTGGTATACTGGTGATGGTATGACATACATATACACTAATAATTCAGGTGATTTTATAGAATATTGGCCAACGATTAATCCTTTAAGATTAGCAGGTACTACAGAAAGTACTAAAGATAGAACCATTGCAAGTGGAGAAAGAAGACTTGCAAAAGATTTAAGTCCAAAAACTTGGGTAGGTGGAGCAAGTAATGGGAATGTAGCTTTTGTAGGTATGGACTTTATTTCTTGGAATAATCTAACAGAGGCTAAAAAAAGCTACTTACTATTAAATGGTACTATGGTTGCTATGGGATCAAATATTAAAAGTACTGATGGTGAAGTAATAACTGTAGTTGATAATAGAATAAATAATGATAGTGCTAATAAATTAGTATATACACCTTTAAAAGATACTTTAATAGAAAAAAATATAGTTGAAAGAAGTGGAAGCTTTAAAGAATTAGGTGGGAAAAAAGCTGATATAATTAATAAAGAATATGTAGAATTAGTAATTAATCACGGAAATAATCCTGAAAATGCTAATTATGCTTATGCTGTTTCAGATAAAGAAATTAAAGATATTGAAATACTTAAATTAGATGAATTTGCTCATATAGTTAAAAAGGATAATTTATTAGCAATAAATTCTTGGACGGATAATAAAATATATGTAGATGGAATAGAAATTAATAATGAATTGTCATTAATAAAAGAAACAAATGATAAAGGAATGTATGTTACTATAGCAGATCCAAATCATATTTTAGAAGAAGCTAAGATAGTAATAGATGGTAAATATGATTTAGAAATATTAAATGATAATGTTGTATTAGAAAATTTAGGTAATAAGACATTTTTAAGTTTTAAATTAAATAAAAATGGTCTTAGCAATACTGTAAAATTAATTAAAAAATAG
- a CDS encoding sulfatase: MEKKYNLIFLFADQWRRNAAGFVGKEDVITPNIDKFSNEALVFANAVSTGPLCSPSRASILTGTYPATHGVWTNCKTGLYDVWLKEESITITDVLKENDYYIGYIGKWHLDNPEENVENKPKSGARDWDAYTPPGKKRHGIDYWYSYGAYDNHLKPHYWEDTNEMIEIDKWSVEHETDKALEFLCKNKEKQFALFLSWNPPHTPLDLVPEKYLKLYENTEVRVSDNIILNDVIDHTKTMPNALNFTEDEFQETLKKYYAAISGIDENFGRIIDYLKENNLYDNSIIVLTADHGEMLCSHGLWSKHVWYEESIGIPFMIKYGDNKGITESVLSGVDIIPTLLSLLELKIPETVEGKDLKEVISNSKEDVENIAIIAAYPGQIKAIEKFKKENLNSLDFGWRAVRSRNHTFVINKGYEPGKEIETLLYNNKEDVYQLNPKVNNSIDEDGIANKLNDILQKWLKEHNDGF; the protein is encoded by the coding sequence ATGGAAAAGAAATACAATTTGATTTTTCTTTTTGCGGATCAATGGAGAAGAAATGCAGCAGGTTTTGTGGGAAAAGAAGATGTAATTACACCAAATATAGATAAGTTTTCAAATGAAGCATTAGTCTTTGCTAATGCTGTAAGTACAGGACCTCTGTGTTCTCCTAGTAGAGCTAGTATACTTACTGGAACATATCCGGCTACTCATGGAGTATGGACTAATTGTAAAACAGGACTTTATGATGTATGGTTAAAAGAAGAATCTATAACAATAACAGATGTATTAAAAGAAAATGATTACTATATAGGATATATAGGGAAGTGGCATTTAGATAATCCAGAAGAAAATGTGGAAAATAAACCAAAATCAGGGGCAAGAGATTGGGATGCATATACACCACCTGGTAAGAAGAGACATGGTATAGATTATTGGTATTCTTATGGGGCCTATGATAATCATTTAAAACCACATTATTGGGAAGATACTAATGAGATGATAGAAATAGATAAGTGGTCTGTAGAGCATGAAACTGATAAGGCTTTAGAATTTTTATGTAAAAATAAGGAAAAGCAATTTGCACTATTTTTATCTTGGAATCCTCCTCATACACCACTTGATTTAGTACCTGAAAAATATCTTAAATTGTATGAAAATACGGAGGTTAGGGTAAGTGATAATATAATATTAAATGATGTAATAGATCATACAAAAACGATGCCTAATGCCTTGAATTTCACAGAAGATGAATTTCAAGAGACACTAAAAAAATATTATGCAGCAATTAGTGGCATAGATGAAAATTTTGGAAGAATAATAGATTATTTAAAGGAAAATAACCTATATGATAATAGTATAATAGTTTTAACGGCAGATCATGGTGAAATGTTATGTTCTCATGGACTATGGAGTAAACATGTTTGGTATGAGGAATCTATAGGTATACCATTTATGATTAAATATGGAGATAATAAAGGTATAACTGAAAGTGTATTAAGCGGAGTAGATATTATACCAACCTTATTATCATTACTTGAATTAAAAATACCTGAAACTGTTGAAGGTAAAGATTTAAAAGAAGTAATAAGTAATTCTAAAGAAGATGTTGAAAATATAGCAATAATAGCGGCATATCCAGGACAAATAAAGGCTATAGAAAAGTTTAAAAAAGAAAATTTAAATAGTTTAGATTTTGGTTGGCGTGCTGTAAGAAGTAGGAATCATACTTTTGTAATAAATAAAGGATATGAGCCAGGAAAAGAAATTGAAACACTATTATATAACAACAAAGAGGATGTATATCAACTTAATCCTAAGGTTAATAATAGCATTGATGAAGATGGTATTGCAAATAAATTAAATGATATTTTACAAAAATGGCTAAAAGAACATAATGATGGATTTTAG
- a CDS encoding glycoside hydrolase family 88 protein: MELLKEVREKFENMDLKDEVIYRGLHEALTIVDQNSDVFINHFPRPSSVNNIYPAILNGGEWDDWTSGFWTGILWLAYEITLEEKYRKVADYQLKTYKERIDNNIAVDHHDLGFLYIPSVIANYKITNSEVAKETGIKAADVLMRRYREKGEFIQAWGVLDKPEDYRLIIDCNLNVPLLFWASDVTGDMKYREVATKHLETVSKVIVRDNGTTFHTYFFDTETGNPLKGVTAQGKSDDSTWARGQAWGVYGFALAYRHLGDKKFIDLYKKVTNTFLNKLPKDNVCYWDMDFKPEDMEERDSSSSAIAACGILEMHKYLPDDDPDKKVYFNAAMAMIKALIEGYTTKGMNSNAILKEAVYSKPHNNGVGESCIWGDYFYMEALVRILKPEWNIYW; the protein is encoded by the coding sequence ATGGAATTATTAAAAGAAGTAAGAGAAAAATTCGAAAATATGGATTTAAAAGATGAGGTAATATATAGAGGATTGCATGAAGCATTGACAATAGTAGATCAAAATAGTGATGTATTTATTAATCATTTTCCTAGACCATCAAGTGTTAATAATATCTATCCTGCAATCTTAAATGGTGGTGAATGGGATGATTGGACTAGTGGATTTTGGACTGGGATTTTATGGTTAGCTTATGAAATTACATTAGAAGAAAAATATAGAAAAGTTGCAGATTATCAATTAAAAACATATAAGGAAAGAATAGATAATAATATTGCAGTAGATCATCACGATTTAGGTTTCTTATACATTCCATCAGTAATTGCAAATTATAAAATAACTAATTCTGAAGTTGCTAAAGAAACAGGAATTAAAGCAGCAGATGTTTTAATGAGAAGATATAGAGAAAAAGGTGAATTTATACAAGCTTGGGGAGTATTAGATAAGCCTGAAGATTACAGACTAATTATAGATTGTAATTTAAATGTACCTCTTCTATTTTGGGCAAGTGATGTAACTGGTGATATGAAGTATAGAGAAGTTGCGACTAAACATTTAGAAACAGTATCTAAAGTAATAGTAAGAGATAATGGAACAACTTTCCATACATATTTCTTTGATACTGAAACAGGAAATCCTTTAAAAGGTGTTACAGCACAAGGGAAATCTGATGATTCAACATGGGCAAGAGGTCAAGCATGGGGAGTATATGGATTTGCATTAGCATATAGACATTTAGGAGATAAAAAATTCATAGATTTATATAAAAAAGTAACTAATACTTTCTTAAATAAATTACCTAAAGATAATGTATGTTATTGGGATATGGACTTTAAACCTGAAGATATGGAAGAAAGAGATAGTTCTTCATCTGCTATTGCAGCTTGTGGAATTTTAGAAATGCATAAATATTTACCTGATGATGATCCAGATAAAAAAGTTTACTTTAATGCAGCTATGGCTATGATAAAAGCATTAATAGAAGGATATACAACTAAGGGAATGAATTCAAATGCTATATTAAAAGAAGCAGTTTATTCTAAACCACATAATAACGGTGTTGGAGAAAGTTGTATTTGGGGAGATTATTTCTATATGGAAGCATTAGTTAGAATATTAAAACCTGAATGGAATATATATTGGTAA
- a CDS encoding ABC transporter permease — MKKFKFNKDQISLYLIMLPFIIWYMLFMFKPMYGLLIAFKDYSIFKGIAGSPWVGLKHFKMFLTSPEFFRTLKNTLMLNVYSLLIEFPLAILIALMLNEVKNKIFKSFVQTASFIPYFIAIVIAAGITINMLSPNTGVVNIILQKLGFEKIYFLIKPEYFRGIFVGLNSWKNTGFNAIIYIAALTAVDEQLYEAAKIDGATKLQQLINITIPSIMPTIVVMLILKIGSMLSVAFETVLLLYQPATYETADVISTYVYRTGVINQDFGLATAVGLFNAIVAMILVYAANTISKKVANLGIW; from the coding sequence ATGAAAAAATTTAAATTTAATAAAGATCAAATATCACTGTATTTAATAATGTTACCTTTCATAATATGGTATATGCTATTTATGTTCAAGCCTATGTATGGATTATTGATAGCATTTAAGGATTATAGCATATTTAAAGGTATAGCAGGAAGTCCTTGGGTAGGATTAAAACATTTTAAAATGTTCCTTACATCACCAGAATTTTTTAGAACTTTGAAAAATACATTAATGTTAAATGTATATTCATTATTAATAGAATTTCCTTTAGCTATATTAATAGCTTTAATGTTAAATGAAGTTAAGAATAAGATATTTAAAAGTTTTGTACAAACAGCTTCGTTTATACCTTACTTTATAGCTATAGTTATTGCAGCTGGGATAACTATTAATATGTTATCACCTAATACTGGGGTAGTGAATATAATATTACAAAAATTAGGTTTTGAGAAAATTTATTTCTTAATTAAACCAGAATATTTTAGAGGTATATTTGTTGGACTTAATTCATGGAAAAATACAGGATTTAACGCAATAATATATATAGCAGCTTTAACTGCTGTGGATGAGCAGCTTTATGAAGCCGCGAAAATAGATGGAGCAACAAAATTACAACAATTAATTAATATTACTATTCCAAGCATTATGCCAACTATAGTAGTAATGTTAATCTTAAAAATAGGTTCTATGTTAAGTGTTGCATTTGAAACAGTATTATTACTATATCAACCTGCTACATATGAAACAGCAGATGTAATTAGTACTTATGTATATAGAACTGGGGTAATTAATCAAGATTTTGGATTAGCAACAGCAGTAGGACTATTCAATGCTATAGTTGCAATGATATTAGTTTATGCAGCTAATACTATAAGTAAAAAAGTAGCTAATCTAGGAATATGGTAG
- a CDS encoding extracellular solute-binding protein — translation MKKLLALGLLGLVLASCGKKEEAATTGPRETTIFAMHLGKALDPSLPVFAKAEQDTNIKLVNVASQNQTDQIQAFNLMLTEGKLPDIISYELSADLENLGIEGGLIPLEDLINEHAPNLKKFFEENPRYKKDAVAVDGHIYMIPNYYDYFNLKVSQGYFIRQDWLDKLGLSQPKTVDELYTTLKAFREQDPNGNGKKDEVPFFVRANNVRKVLTSLVDLFKASPIWYEENGMVKYGPAQDSFKHAIKELAKWYKEGLIDEELFTRGLESRDYLLSNNLGGATDDWIASTSGYNVSLADKIPGFNFKLVLPYELNGNAKTRHARTTYLGGWGISKDATDPVALIKYFDYWYSPEGRRLWNFGIEGSEYTLVDGKPVFTDAVMKNPDGKTPLAVLREVGAQFRLGAYQDAEYELGWATDLAKEGFKYYMDNDVVLDELPTLKYTKERSKEFVSIDTALRAVVEEKAQQWILGSGDVEKEWDAFIKRLEDLGLKNAEEIQNEAFKSFNK, via the coding sequence ATGAAAAAATTATTAGCATTAGGACTTTTAGGACTAGTATTAGCAAGTTGTGGTAAGAAAGAAGAAGCAGCTACAACAGGACCAAGAGAAACAACAATATTTGCGATGCATTTAGGGAAAGCTTTAGATCCAAGCTTACCAGTATTTGCAAAAGCTGAGCAAGATACTAATATTAAATTAGTAAATGTTGCATCTCAAAACCAAACTGACCAAATTCAAGCATTTAATTTAATGCTTACTGAAGGGAAATTACCTGATATCATTTCTTATGAATTATCAGCAGACTTAGAAAATTTAGGAATTGAAGGTGGATTAATACCTCTTGAAGATTTAATTAATGAACATGCACCTAACTTAAAGAAATTCTTTGAAGAAAATCCTAGATATAAAAAAGATGCAGTTGCAGTTGATGGACATATCTATATGATTCCAAACTATTATGATTACTTTAACTTAAAAGTATCTCAAGGATATTTCATTAGACAAGACTGGTTAGATAAATTAGGATTAAGCCAACCAAAAACAGTTGATGAACTATATACTACATTAAAAGCGTTCAGAGAGCAAGATCCAAATGGAAATGGTAAAAAAGATGAAGTTCCATTCTTCGTAAGAGCTAATAATGTAAGAAAAGTATTAACATCACTTGTTGACTTATTCAAAGCTTCACCTATATGGTATGAAGAAAATGGTATGGTTAAATATGGACCAGCACAAGATTCATTCAAACATGCAATTAAAGAATTAGCTAAATGGTATAAAGAAGGATTAATAGATGAAGAACTATTTACAAGAGGATTAGAAAGTAGAGATTACTTATTATCTAATAACTTAGGAGGAGCTACAGATGACTGGATAGCTTCAACAAGTGGATACAATGTAAGCTTAGCAGATAAAATACCAGGATTTAACTTTAAATTAGTTCTTCCATATGAATTAAATGGAAATGCAAAAACTAGACATGCTAGAACTACTTACTTAGGTGGATGGGGAATCTCTAAAGATGCTACAGATCCAGTTGCTTTAATTAAATACTTTGATTATTGGTATTCACCTGAAGGAAGAAGATTATGGAACTTTGGTATTGAAGGTTCTGAATATACTTTAGTTGATGGTAAACCAGTATTTACAGATGCAGTAATGAAAAACCCTGATGGTAAAACTCCACTAGCGGTATTAAGAGAAGTTGGAGCACAATTTAGATTAGGAGCATACCAAGATGCTGAATATGAATTAGGTTGGGCAACTGATTTAGCTAAAGAAGGATTCAAATACTATATGGATAATGATGTAGTATTAGATGAATTACCAACACTAAAATATACTAAAGAAAGATCAAAAGAATTTGTTTCTATAGATACAGCATTAAGAGCAGTTGTTGAAGAAAAAGCTCAACAATGGATCTTAGGTTCTGGAGATGTTGAAAAAGAATGGGATGCATTCATTAAGAGATTAGAAGATTTAGGATTAAAAAATGCTGAAGAAATCCAAAACGAAGCATTCAAGAGTTTCAATAAATAA
- a CDS encoding carbohydrate ABC transporter permease — MKIRMSTDEKVFNTINYFLLTVFAIVFLYPIVYVFSASFSNPFLLETGQVTLLPKGFTFASFIAAFKTSGIWRAYANTIFITVVGTFVSMVFTISGAYVLSKPDLKFRKAMIMLVVVTMWFDPGMIPKYLNFRDLGMINSYSGIIVGFAINTFNVIILKSFFESVPRSLEESARIDGASQFRIMTNIYLPLSTSAITTVSLFYAISRWNGYFWTMILLRDDAKAPLQVFVKKLIVDKMSSGEAAQLITPESLTSPQSIIYAIIVISVLPMLIAYPFIQRFFRKGVTLGAVKG; from the coding sequence ATGAAAATAAGAATGAGTACAGATGAAAAAGTATTTAATACTATAAATTACTTTTTATTAACAGTTTTCGCAATAGTATTCCTATATCCAATAGTTTATGTGTTTTCAGCATCATTTAGTAATCCCTTTTTATTAGAAACAGGACAGGTTACATTATTACCTAAAGGATTTACTTTTGCATCTTTTATAGCTGCATTTAAAACTTCAGGTATATGGAGAGCTTATGCTAATACCATTTTTATAACTGTAGTTGGAACATTTGTAAGTATGGTATTTACAATCAGTGGTGCATATGTGTTATCAAAACCAGATTTAAAATTTAGAAAAGCAATGATAATGTTAGTTGTTGTAACTATGTGGTTTGATCCTGGTATGATACCGAAATACTTAAACTTTAGAGATTTAGGTATGATAAATAGTTATTCAGGAATAATAGTAGGTTTTGCTATAAATACATTTAATGTAATAATTTTAAAATCATTTTTTGAAAGTGTACCAAGATCATTAGAAGAATCAGCAAGAATTGATGGTGCAAGTCAGTTTAGAATTATGACTAATATATATTTACCATTATCAACTTCAGCTATAACAACAGTTTCACTATTTTATGCTATATCACGTTGGAATGGATATTTCTGGACTATGATACTTTTAAGAGATGATGCAAAGGCACCTTTACAAGTTTTCGTTAAGAAATTAATAGTAGATAAGATGTCTAGTGGTGAAGCAGCTCAATTAATTACACCAGAGAGCTTAACATCACCTCAATCAATTATTTATGCAATAATAGTAATCTCAGTATTACCTATGTTAATTGCATATCCATTTATACAAAGATTCTTTAGAAAAGGTGTAACACTTGGAGCAGTAAAAGGATAA